A region from the Benincasa hispida cultivar B227 chromosome 12, ASM972705v1, whole genome shotgun sequence genome encodes:
- the LOC120068479 gene encoding transcription factor TCP20-like — protein MADHNNNNNNNNKPSVAAASSTPITPSSDIKDFSIIISNKDQNNNNNKQLAPKRTSNKDRHKKVDGRGRRIRMPALCAARVFQLTRELGHKTDGETIQWLLQQAEPSIIAATGSGTIPASALHAAGVSLSDHDSSVSVSATLTPKIDAVPRPNWAMMGTNLNRSHMATTGFWPSLGGIGTGFVSENPGSIMPKFGFHGFEFQGMNLGSVNFPTIIGNQHQQIPGLELGLSQDGNNLRGMLNPPSYSQIYHQIGQNRDSSAPPLQQEQAPEKDDSQESR, from the coding sequence ATGGCAGAccataacaacaacaacaacaacaacaacaaaccaTCAGTTGCAGCAGCTTCATCAACTCCAATTACACCATCCTCAGATATCAAAGACTTCAGTATCATTATTTCTAACAAAgatcaaaacaacaacaacaacaaacaaTTGGCTCCTAAACGTACCTCCAATAAAGACCGTCATAAAAAAGTTGATGGCCGTGGTCGTAGGATCCGTATGCCTGCTCTCTGTGCTGCTCGTGTCTTTCAATTGACTCGTGAATTAGGCCATAAGACTGATGGCGAAACCATCCAGTGGCTTCTTCAACAAGCTGAGCCTTCTATAATCGCCGCCACTGGCTCCGGTACCATCCCTGCCTCTGCCCTCCACGCCGCTGGTGTTTCTCTCTCCGACCATGATTCCTCTGTTTCCGTCTCTGCTACCTTAACCCCTAAAATCGATGCTGTTCCCAGGCCGAATTGGGCGATGATGGGAACTAATTTGAACAGATCTCACATGGCGACAACTGGATTTTGGCCGTCTTTAGGTGGAATTGGGACTGGATTCGTCAGTGAGAATCCGGGTTCGATTATGCCTAAATTTGGGTTCCATGGATTTGAATTTCAGGGGATGAATTTGGGATCGGTGAATTTTCCGACGATAATTGGGAATCAACATCAACAAATACCAGGGTTGGAGTTAGGGCTTTCGCAGGATGGGAATAATCTGAGAGGGATGTTGAATCCGCCTTCTTATTCACAAATTTATCACCAAATAGGGCAAAATCGGGACTCATCTGCACCGCCATTGCAGCAGGAACAAGCTCCTGAGAAAGACGATTCTCAAGAATcgagatga